A single genomic interval of Leptidea sinapis chromosome 37, ilLepSina1.1, whole genome shotgun sequence harbors:
- the LOC126975692 gene encoding uncharacterized protein LOC126975692: MESLPKCTILKFHPDTLEQVRKAVNFDKPEEIRDALKILKEWIKQQPHLLKKDFNDHFLEITIIGQKGSLERAKKQIDSVCTIRTLLPRYFGDFDIKKEFARMLSRTYVVLLPRLTKKYQRVSILKIHGIVEDVEQFLEYYRYSVILAEYAKTHDYVDAYQHIIDMTECNLGEFLAKANPLELRQIVTIFVGCYGIRLKGIHIISKSKLVQSFLSILKLVLKPKLIQRLQCHENYDEILKLIGEEVLPIDFGGTEQSLAYIQNQWIEVLSSPKHREYVNDMNLASTDESLRPKGEFNEEYAGLPGTFRALSVD; this comes from the exons ATGGAATCGTTACcgaaatgtacaatattgaaaTTTCATCCTGACACATTGGAGCAAGTGAGGAAAGCTGTCAACTTCGACAAGCCGGAGGAAATTCGTGATGCGTTAAAGATATTGAAAGAGTGGATAAAACAGCAACCGCATCTTCTGAAAAAGGACTTTA ACGACCATTTCCTCGAGATTACGATAATAGGACAAAAGGGATCTTTAGAACGGGCAAAAAAGCAAATAGACTCCGTATGCACTATAAGGACATTGCTTCCAAgatattttggtgattttgATATCAAGAAAGAGTTTGCAAGAATGCTCAGTAGAAC gtaTGTGGTGCTGCTTCCAaggttaacaaaaaaatatcagaGGGTTTCCATACTTAAAATTCATGGAATTGTTGAAGACGTGGAACAATTTCTTGAATACTACAGATACTCGGTCATT cttGCAGAATACGCGAAGACTCATGATTATGTGGATGCCTACCAACATATAATAGATATGACGGAATGTAACTTGGGTGAATTTTTGGCTAAGGCTAATCCACTTGAGTTGCGACAAATTGTCACTATATTCGTA GGATGCTACGGGATACGCTTAAAAGGAATCCACATAATTTCAAAATCCAAATTAGTTCAATCCTTCCTCTCCATACTGAAGCTTGTGTTAAAACCAAAACTAATCCAACGTCTGCAGTGTCATGAGAACTATGATGAGATACTTAAATTAATAGGAGAAGAAGTGCTGCCGATCGACTTCGGTGGTACTGAACAATCCCTTGCCTATATACAAA ATCAATGGATTGAGGTTTTGTCTTCACCTAAGCACAGAGAATATGTTAACGACATGAATTTGGCATCTACAGATGAGAGTCTTCGACCGAAAGGAGAATTTAATGAAGAGTATGCTGGATTACCAGGAACATTTAGAGCTTTAAGCGTAGACTAA
- the LOC126975687 gene encoding uncharacterized protein LOC126975687 has protein sequence MQLTTKCEAIQTNNLNIEMDFIPKNEILELHDDILHKVRKEVNLDRPGEMKQAVSILKDWIKQQPHFKRKEFPDFYLETSILGTKGSLERAKKQFDKVCTMRTLMPHFFDTFDVKNDLAIPLSKSIHIVVLPKLTKEYYRVIAFKVVDVFEDSSMYLKFFKFCIQIAEYAKCHDYVGSFRMVADLTDANLVDFLSKINLVEIRQVMTIFVDGFGMRIKGIHFITQSKAVDGLISIFKQVLKPKIAGRMKVHKTRDEILDIIGAEVLPVDFGGRERSMEQLFYDWVDILSTKEHEEFMKYISSACTDESLRPRDQFNSEYAGLPGTFRVLSVD, from the exons atGCAGTTGACCACTAAGTGCGAAGCAATTCAGacgaataatttaaatattgaaatggATTTTATACCAAAAAACGAGATTCTAGAATTGCATGATGATATTTTGCACAAAGTTAGGAAGGAAGTGAACCTAGATAGGCCCGGCGAAATGAAACAAGCTGTTAGTATTTTAAAGGATTGGATTAAACAGCAACCACATTTTAAGCGGAAGGAATTTC ctgATTTTTATCTGGAAACATCAATACTTGGAACAAAAGGATCTCTGGAACGTGCCAAGAAACAGTTTGATAAAGTATGCACAATGCGGACCCTAATGCCGCATTTTTTTGATACATTTGATGTCAAGAATGATTTAGCCATACCCTTATCAAAATCCAT CCATATTGTAGTTCTACCTAAGTTAACAAAAGAATACTACAGGGTTATAGCATTTAAAGTTGTGGATGTCTTCGAAGATTCATCGATGTATTTAAAATTCTTCAAATTCTGTATACaa ATTGCTGAATACGCAAAATGCCACGACTACGTTGGAAGCTTTAGAATGGTCGCTGATTTAACAGACGCAAACTTGGTCGATTTCCTTTCGAAAATTAATCTTGTAGAAATAAGACAAGTTATGACTATTTTTGTG GACGGCTTCGGTATGCGGATTAAGGGTATTCATTTTATTACTCAATCAAAAGCAGTTGATGGCCTTATATCAATATTCAAACAAGTGCTGAAGCCAAAGATTGCTGGTCGAATGAAGGTTCATAAAACTCGTGATGAGATTCTTGATATTATTGGAGCGGAAGTATTGCCTGTTGATTTTGGTGGCAGAGAACGTTCAATGGAACAATTGTTTT ACGATTGGGTGGATATTCTATCAACTAAAGAACACGAGGAGTTTATGAAATACATAAGCAGCGCTTGTACAGATGAATCACTCAGACCAAGAGATCAATTTAATTCGGAATACGCGGGTTTACCCGGCACCTTTAGAGTTTTAAGTGtagattaa